One window of Mycoplasma cottewii genomic DNA carries:
- the pheT gene encoding phenylalanine--tRNA ligase subunit beta, whose amino-acid sequence MIITRKWLEQFLNLNDISNDQISVALNSLGFEVEQTVDFNNLNSELLVGYVEESVKVPDTHLKSNKIKINKNKTLDIICGAENIDKDQYVIVAPVGSTISNGLTLTEREIRGHLSQGMVCALNEIGIPTSSLTEFESKNIYNINLDNIDLNSRLTQSAKQLINLDDYIWEVDLTLNRSDCLASFQLLKEIANYFNLEINNLNNNFNNFEKNDSKLTIKVNEDIKDLVKTIAFSEYQLNDLVKLNSKDDIWLKLNNTKTSDSIIENLALKTAIQTAQSLIVIDKDKLLKNNNLELKEITREDNSKVLALTLKNELVNIIGLEVEEKFRVDNNTKNIIVLMLNIDTVFMRNQQKILNTSTIALQRYIKPINPNLFELANLTFANELEKYNLIQKATQVVEVKKTFTNNTRFDVKLQKINDLLGVNLTVEQIKSLFRTLDFNVFVEDDNLTFDIDVNRVDIYSVNDICEEIARLYGYDNIVEQPINFKTIQKAKNIDLKLENKLINYLIGLGFNNTKTYSLENFESTSHWNLFDIKDLITLEKPLSKLRDTYRTNLSKSLIDVAIYNSVNNNKQLKLFEIADIYAFNNFKQRNLVFLTTSNIYQDNLSNNQINADFYYNKSILEAIFKLYNLDWNKLDYQVNNDVIDEIHPFINATIKYDDQLLGFIYRLNLGWEKSKKIDKTIVVEINLDKLNQVSNKQIQIKELSKFQSSKRDFSIELNNDIKYSDVIKKILDGANYITNVEVIDQYIDEKLEQSNKKSLTIQITFNSLDHQLTEQEINDQSQVIINNLNNLNITIR is encoded by the coding sequence GTGATTATTACAAGAAAATGATTAGAACAATTTTTAAATTTAAATGATATTTCAAATGATCAAATTAGTGTTGCTCTTAACTCTTTAGGATTTGAAGTTGAACAAACTGTTGATTTTAATAATCTAAATTCTGAGTTATTAGTAGGATATGTTGAAGAATCAGTTAAAGTTCCAGACACACATTTAAAAAGTAACAAAATTAAAATCAACAAAAACAAAACATTAGATATCATATGTGGTGCTGAAAATATTGATAAAGATCAATACGTTATTGTAGCTCCAGTTGGATCAACTATTAGTAATGGATTAACATTAACTGAAAGAGAAATTAGAGGCCATCTTTCTCAAGGAATGGTTTGTGCATTAAATGAGATTGGAATTCCTACTAGTTCTTTAACTGAATTTGAATCTAAAAATATTTACAACATTAATTTAGATAATATTGATTTAAATTCCAGATTAACTCAATCAGCAAAACAACTTATTAATTTAGATGATTACATATGAGAAGTTGATTTAACTTTAAATAGAAGTGATTGTTTAGCTAGTTTTCAATTATTAAAAGAAATAGCTAATTACTTTAATTTAGAAATTAATAACTTAAATAACAACTTTAATAACTTTGAAAAAAATGATTCAAAATTAACAATTAAAGTTAATGAAGATATTAAAGACTTAGTTAAAACTATAGCCTTTTCTGAATACCAATTAAATGATTTAGTTAAATTAAATTCAAAAGATGATATTTGATTAAAATTAAATAACACTAAAACTAGTGATTCAATTATAGAAAATTTAGCTTTAAAAACAGCTATTCAAACTGCTCAATCTTTAATTGTTATTGATAAAGATAAATTATTAAAAAATAACAATTTAGAATTAAAAGAAATCACTAGAGAAGATAATAGTAAAGTTTTAGCATTAACTTTAAAAAATGAATTAGTTAATATTATAGGTTTAGAAGTTGAAGAGAAATTTAGAGTTGATAATAACACTAAAAATATTATTGTTTTAATGTTAAATATCGATACTGTTTTTATGAGAAACCAACAAAAAATATTAAACACTTCAACAATTGCTCTACAAAGATATATAAAACCAATCAATCCTAACTTATTTGAATTAGCTAATCTAACTTTTGCAAATGAATTAGAAAAATACAACTTAATCCAAAAAGCAACTCAAGTTGTTGAAGTTAAAAAAACATTCACAAACAATACTAGATTTGATGTTAAATTACAAAAAATTAATGATCTATTAGGAGTAAATTTAACTGTTGAACAAATTAAATCATTATTTAGAACTTTAGATTTTAATGTTTTTGTTGAAGATGATAATTTAACTTTTGATATTGATGTTAATAGAGTTGATATTTATTCAGTTAATGATATTTGTGAAGAAATTGCTAGATTATATGGATATGATAATATCGTTGAACAACCAATTAATTTTAAAACTATACAAAAAGCTAAAAATATTGATTTAAAATTAGAAAATAAATTAATTAATTATTTAATTGGATTAGGATTTAACAACACTAAAACTTATTCATTAGAAAACTTTGAATCAACAAGTCACTGAAACTTATTTGATATTAAAGATTTAATAACTTTAGAAAAACCTTTATCAAAATTACGTGACACTTATAGAACTAATTTAAGCAAATCTCTAATTGATGTAGCTATTTATAATTCAGTAAATAATAATAAACAATTAAAACTATTTGAAATAGCTGATATTTATGCATTTAATAATTTTAAACAAAGAAATTTAGTCTTTTTAACAACTTCAAATATTTATCAAGATAATTTATCAAATAATCAAATCAATGCTGATTTTTACTACAATAAATCTATTTTAGAAGCTATTTTTAAACTTTATAATTTAGATTGAAATAAATTAGATTATCAAGTTAATAATGATGTTATAGATGAAATTCATCCATTTATTAATGCAACTATTAAATATGATGATCAACTATTAGGATTTATTTATAGACTAAACCTGGGTTGAGAAAAAAGTAAAAAAATTGATAAAACAATTGTTGTCGAAATTAACTTAGATAAATTAAATCAAGTATCAAATAAACAAATTCAAATTAAAGAATTATCAAAATTCCAAAGTTCAAAACGTGATTTTTCTATCGAATTAAATAATGATATTAAATACAGTGATGTGATTAAAAAAATATTAGATGGTGCAAATTACATTACTAATGTTGAAGTTATTGATCAATATATTGATGAAAAATTAGAACAATCAAATAAAAAATCTTTAACTATACAAATTACTTTTAACAGTTTAGATCACCAATTAACAGAACAAGAAATCAATGATCAATCTCAAGTTATTATTAATAATTTAAACAATTTAAATATAACAATAAGATAA
- a CDS encoding YceD family protein produces the protein MKLSFTKQQLSKNKHQELKGDLDNLTDVVCTNSLVKSIDYVNFDIDLDYIESIQSVRATGVINYTLTAIDARTGKEIKYSDYIDWDDEYSFDKDIDSTNNIILKNEFDLFEYIIEQININLPFNLSLTNDIINKDGFGWTLLSEENFETENQNKVDPRWEKLDEFIKDKENNN, from the coding sequence ATGAAATTAAGTTTTACAAAACAACAATTATCTAAAAATAAACACCAAGAATTAAAAGGTGATTTAGATAACTTAACTGATGTAGTTTGTACTAATTCATTAGTTAAATCTATTGATTATGTTAACTTTGATATTGATCTAGATTATATTGAATCTATTCAATCTGTTAGAGCAACTGGAGTTATTAACTATACTCTAACTGCAATTGATGCAAGAACTGGAAAAGAAATTAAATATAGTGATTATATTGATTGAGATGATGAATATAGTTTCGATAAAGATATTGATTCAACCAATAACATTATTTTAAAAAATGAATTTGACTTGTTTGAGTACATTATTGAACAAATAAATATAAATTTACCTTTCAATTTATCATTAACTAATGATATAATTAACAAGGACGGTTTTGGATGAACTTTATTAAGTGAAGAGAATTTCGAAACTGAAAATCAAAATAAAGTTGATCCAAGATGAGAAAAGCTTGACGAATTTATTAAAGATAAAGAAAACAATAATTAA
- the rpmF gene encoding 50S ribosomal protein L32, whose product MAVPFRKTSKSAKNKRRSHLALVASAIVSCTNCGAMIKPHRVCRECGFYKQKEVKVVSA is encoded by the coding sequence ATGGCAGTACCATTTAGAAAGACAAGTAAATCTGCAAAAAACAAAAGAAGAAGTCATCTAGCTTTAGTTGCTTCAGCTATCGTGTCATGTACTAACTGTGGGGCTATGATAAAACCTCACCGTGTATGTAGAGAATGTGGATTCTACAAACAAAAAGAAGTTAAAGTTGTTTCAGCTTAA
- the rsmH gene encoding 16S rRNA (cytosine(1402)-N(4))-methyltransferase RsmH has product MQEHIPVLLKESIEYLNIKPDGIYVDCTLGRAGHSSEILKKLSDKGMLYCFDQDKQAIEKSEDKLKQISSNFKIIESNFSNISVQLALNNVFSVDGILYDLGVSSPQFDIAERGFSYRFDGPLDMRMDRANNKLTAHEIVNTYSETQIADILFRYGDESNARKIAKQIINSRPINSTLQLVEVIKKALPQKVLKQQKHPAKKTFQALRIYVNNELNALQESITQALELLNKKARICVITFHSLEEKIVKNSFNSVTNYKQEQILSSLPIHVESDSNYRLIVKKPIKPTNEELENNKRSHSAKLWVIEKK; this is encoded by the coding sequence ATGCAAGAACATATACCGGTTTTATTAAAAGAAAGTATAGAATATTTAAACATTAAACCTGATGGTATTTATGTAGATTGTACTTTAGGAAGAGCTGGACATTCGAGTGAGATATTAAAAAAACTTTCAGATAAAGGAATGTTATATTGTTTTGATCAAGACAAACAAGCAATAGAAAAAAGCGAAGATAAATTAAAACAAATTAGTTCTAATTTTAAAATTATTGAATCTAATTTTAGTAATATTTCTGTGCAATTAGCTTTAAATAATGTCTTTAGTGTTGATGGCATATTGTATGATTTAGGAGTTTCTTCGCCTCAATTTGATATAGCTGAACGTGGATTTAGCTACAGATTTGATGGACCATTAGATATGAGAATGGATCGAGCAAATAATAAATTAACAGCTCATGAAATTGTAAATACTTATTCTGAAACTCAAATTGCTGATATTTTATTTAGATATGGTGATGAGTCAAATGCTAGAAAAATAGCTAAACAAATCATTAATTCTAGACCTATAAATTCAACTTTACAATTAGTTGAAGTTATTAAAAAAGCACTACCTCAAAAAGTGTTAAAACAACAAAAACACCCTGCTAAAAAAACATTTCAAGCATTAAGAATTTATGTAAATAACGAGCTAAATGCTTTACAAGAATCAATCACTCAAGCATTAGAATTATTAAATAAAAAAGCAAGAATATGTGTGATAACTTTTCATTCATTAGAAGAAAAAATAGTTAAAAATTCATTTAATAGTGTTACAAATTATAAACAAGAACAAATATTATCTAGTCTACCTATTCATGTTGAATCAGATTCAAATTATAGATTGATTGTTAAAAAACCTATTAAACCAACAAATGAAGAATTAGAAAATAACAAAAGAAGTCATAGTGCTAAACTTTGAGTAATTGAAAAAAAATAA
- the ftsZ gene encoding cell division protein FtsZ, whose amino-acid sequence MENRFNQVAKIKVIGVGGGGNNAINRMYNENVQGVEFYVANTDAQVLQSSPVPNKIILGEQTTKGLGAGGNPEIGKAAALESEEEIKEVLKGADLIFVAAGMGGGTGTGAAPIIARIAQELGSLVIAVVTKPFLFEGRHRMNNATSGLQELKKHVDSMIVISNNKLLEYIGGIPIQDSFKETDAILKQGVQTITDLIAVPAIINLDFADIKNVMSKKGDALFGIGIASGKEKATEAAKKAMSSSLLEASISGAQDIIVNITGGSTVSLNDAYDAVDVITQATNNKDLNIIFGMAINDELTQNDEIIVTVIATGFNPANQQQEPAKKPASEYYRSTNIESIIDKNEEKEYDEILEDQSTTFATIDDEDDFPTFLK is encoded by the coding sequence ATGGAAAACAGATTTAATCAAGTTGCAAAAATTAAAGTTATTGGAGTAGGTGGAGGAGGAAACAACGCCATAAATAGAATGTATAATGAAAACGTTCAAGGTGTTGAATTTTATGTTGCAAACACAGATGCACAAGTTTTACAATCATCTCCAGTTCCAAATAAAATTATTTTAGGAGAACAAACAACCAAAGGTTTAGGAGCAGGAGGAAATCCAGAAATTGGAAAAGCTGCCGCTTTAGAAAGTGAAGAAGAAATTAAAGAAGTATTAAAAGGTGCTGACCTTATTTTTGTTGCTGCAGGAATGGGTGGAGGAACAGGTACTGGTGCTGCTCCTATTATTGCTAGAATCGCTCAAGAACTAGGTTCATTAGTTATTGCAGTTGTAACAAAACCGTTCTTATTTGAAGGAAGACACCGTATGAATAATGCAACAAGTGGACTTCAAGAATTAAAAAAACACGTTGATTCAATGATTGTAATTTCTAACAATAAATTATTAGAATACATCGGAGGAATTCCAATTCAAGATTCATTCAAAGAAACTGATGCAATTTTAAAACAAGGAGTTCAAACAATTACCGATCTAATCGCAGTTCCAGCAATCATTAACTTAGATTTTGCAGACATTAAAAATGTTATGTCTAAAAAAGGAGATGCATTATTTGGAATTGGTATTGCTTCAGGAAAAGAAAAAGCAACTGAAGCTGCTAAAAAAGCGATGTCTTCTTCATTATTAGAAGCTTCAATTTCAGGTGCTCAAGATATTATTGTTAATATTACTGGTGGAAGCACAGTTAGTTTAAATGATGCTTATGATGCAGTTGACGTAATTACTCAAGCAACTAATAATAAAGATTTAAATATTATTTTTGGTATGGCAATTAATGATGAATTAACTCAAAATGATGAAATTATTGTTACAGTTATTGCTACAGGATTTAATCCAGCTAACCAACAACAAGAACCTGCTAAAAAACCAGCAAGTGAATATTACAGATCAACAAACATTGAATCTATTATCGATAAAAACGAAGAAAAAGAATATGATGAAATTTTAGAAGATCAAAGCACTACATTTGCAACAATTGATGATGAAGATGATTTTCCAACATTCTTAAAATAA
- a CDS encoding cell division protein SepF: MWFKKKKNQKVEVTTNIEFPPASIDQNFYESDNNSNENQQLKFTVFDSIQNHENENHDNKNKSIDQSNSNLNSFQNISSKTNVIAPGSFSEVQKITDTLLKEKVVFVDLKKLDLEDKRRFKNFIAGVLYVKNGEYTRLHEMIYKFTIKN; the protein is encoded by the coding sequence ATGTGATTTAAAAAAAAGAAAAATCAGAAAGTAGAAGTAACTACAAATATCGAATTTCCACCTGCATCAATTGATCAAAATTTCTATGAATCAGATAATAATTCGAATGAAAATCAACAATTAAAATTTACAGTTTTTGATTCTATTCAAAATCACGAAAATGAAAATCATGATAATAAAAACAAATCTATTGATCAATCAAATTCTAATTTAAATTCTTTTCAAAATATTTCATCAAAAACTAATGTAATTGCTCCTGGTAGTTTTTCTGAAGTTCAAAAAATAACAGATACATTATTAAAAGAAAAAGTTGTATTTGTAGATTTAAAAAAACTTGATTTAGAAGACAAAAGACGTTTTAAAAATTTCATAGCTGGTGTATTGTATGTTAAAAATGGTGAATACACTAGATTACACGAAATGATTTATAAATTTACAATTAAAAATTAG